A single genomic interval of Streptomyces sp. NBC_01296 harbors:
- a CDS encoding trypco2 family protein, with protein MADDIRVGEAVQALREELLSAAAAGASSGLQFEVGPIELEFVFTLTKEATAKAGVSRIFSAVVSADVAGKVGKQDTHRVKFALTPKSASGSPLLISNSNPPEVGDLDSAFGR; from the coding sequence ATGGCGGACGACATCCGGGTGGGCGAGGCAGTCCAGGCGCTGCGGGAAGAACTGTTGAGCGCGGCAGCCGCGGGTGCGTCGAGCGGCCTTCAGTTCGAAGTGGGGCCGATCGAGCTGGAGTTCGTCTTTACGCTGACGAAGGAGGCCACGGCGAAGGCCGGTGTCAGCCGGATCTTCAGCGCCGTGGTGTCGGCTGACGTCGCAGGCAAGGTGGGGAAACAAGACACCCACCGCGTGAAGTTCGCCCTCACCCCGAAGAGTGCCTCCGGCAGCCCCCTCCTGATCAGCAACAGCAACCCGCCTGAGGTCGGCGATCTGGACTCCGCTTTCGGGCGCTGA